A window of the Bradyrhizobium diazoefficiens genome harbors these coding sequences:
- the eutC gene encoding ethanolamine ammonia-lyase subunit EutC: MSDKPVPARQTVDLKSFTPARVALGRSGASLPTKPLLDFTLAHARARDAVHAAFDAPGLVAGVRALGLGATEVTSRAADRRDYLRRPDLGRQLDAGSAAALADGASAPCQLAIVIGDGLSAAAVHAHTVALLQSLLPLLGEDAAVAIGHVVVASGARVALGDEIGAILGARMVLMMIGERPGLSAPDSLGAYLTFAPKPGLTDAERNCVSNIHKAGLSYREAALKIAWLVREGLAREVTGVALKDESADRAPRRIGTALPE, translated from the coding sequence ATGAGCGACAAGCCCGTTCCGGCGCGCCAGACCGTCGACCTGAAGTCGTTCACGCCTGCGCGCGTCGCGCTCGGGCGCAGCGGCGCCAGCCTGCCGACAAAGCCGCTGCTCGATTTCACGCTGGCCCACGCCCGCGCCCGCGATGCCGTGCACGCCGCCTTCGATGCGCCGGGTCTGGTTGCCGGGGTGAGGGCGCTCGGCCTCGGTGCCACCGAGGTCACGAGCCGGGCCGCCGATCGCAGGGATTATCTGCGCCGGCCGGATCTCGGACGCCAGCTCGATGCCGGCTCTGCCGCGGCGCTGGCGGACGGTGCCAGCGCGCCGTGCCAGCTTGCGATCGTCATCGGCGACGGGTTGTCGGCCGCCGCGGTTCATGCTCATACGGTCGCGCTGCTGCAAAGCCTGCTGCCGCTGCTCGGCGAGGACGCCGCTGTCGCGATCGGCCATGTCGTCGTCGCCTCAGGCGCGCGGGTTGCGCTCGGCGACGAGATCGGGGCCATTCTCGGCGCCCGCATGGTTTTGATGATGATCGGCGAGCGGCCAGGCCTGTCCGCACCCGACAGCCTCGGGGCTTATCTGACCTTCGCGCCGAAGCCCGGACTGACCGATGCCGAGCGCAACTGCGTGTCAAACATCCACAAGGCTGGGTTGAGCTATCGTGAGGCAGCCCTCAAGATAGCCTGGCTGGTCCGCGAGGGACTGGCGCGGGAGGTCACGGGCGTGGCACTCAAGGACGAGAGCGCCGACCGTGCGCCGCGTCGAATTGGCACGGCTTTGCCCGAATGA
- a CDS encoding B12-binding domain-containing radical SAM protein, whose amino-acid sequence MRAESNGTSRHILCVFPRYTSSFGTFEYAYPLTDGVRAFMPPQGLLLLAAYLPKEWQVKFVDENLRRATKEEFEWAEAVFVSGMHIQRQQMNDICRRAHEFDLPVALGGPSVSACPDYYPSFDYLHVGELGDATNQLIEILSRDTSRPESQVVLTAKDRVPMTEFPIPAYELADVKRYFLGSIQYSSGCPYQCEFCDIPGLYGRNPRIKTPEQIIAELDRLRECGMTDTVYFVDDNFIGNRKAAMDLLPHLIAWQKKTGYVMRLACEATLNIAKRPEILEKMREAMFLTIFCGIETPDPDALHAMHKDHNMMVPILEGVRTINSYGMEVVSGIIMGLDTDKPNTSDALLAFIEESQIPLLTINLLQALPKTPLWDRLEREGRLVDDDGRDSNVNFLLPYDEVVASWKHAMAVAYEPENVYGRFQYQCDHVYVHRLKVPTPDEMKTWPNIRRGLIMLRNIFWKVGVLGDYRRVFWKFALGRIRRGDIEGLIGCTMIAHHLITFARAASSGKQNASNYSIRLREAAVPAE is encoded by the coding sequence ATGCGCGCTGAAAGCAACGGAACGAGCCGGCATATTCTCTGCGTCTTCCCGCGTTACACGTCGTCCTTCGGCACCTTCGAGTACGCCTATCCGCTGACCGACGGCGTCCGCGCCTTCATGCCGCCGCAGGGCCTGCTGTTGCTCGCGGCCTATCTGCCGAAGGAGTGGCAGGTCAAATTCGTCGACGAGAACCTTCGCCGCGCGACGAAAGAAGAGTTCGAATGGGCGGAGGCCGTCTTCGTCAGCGGCATGCACATCCAGCGCCAGCAGATGAACGACATCTGCCGGCGCGCCCATGAGTTCGACCTGCCGGTCGCGCTCGGCGGCCCCTCGGTCAGCGCGTGCCCGGACTATTACCCGTCGTTCGACTACCTCCATGTCGGCGAGCTCGGCGACGCCACCAATCAGCTGATCGAGATTCTTTCGCGCGATACCTCGCGTCCCGAAAGCCAGGTGGTGCTGACGGCCAAAGACCGCGTGCCGATGACGGAGTTTCCGATCCCGGCCTATGAGCTCGCTGACGTGAAGCGCTATTTCCTCGGCAGCATCCAGTATTCCAGCGGCTGCCCCTATCAGTGCGAGTTCTGCGACATCCCCGGCCTGTACGGCCGCAACCCGCGCATCAAGACGCCGGAGCAGATCATCGCCGAGCTCGATCGCCTGCGCGAATGCGGCATGACCGACACGGTCTATTTCGTCGACGACAATTTCATCGGCAACCGCAAGGCGGCGATGGACCTGCTGCCGCATCTGATCGCGTGGCAGAAGAAGACCGGCTACGTGATGCGGCTCGCCTGCGAGGCGACGCTCAACATCGCCAAGCGCCCGGAAATCCTCGAGAAGATGCGTGAGGCCATGTTCCTCACCATCTTCTGCGGCATCGAGACCCCTGATCCCGACGCGCTGCACGCGATGCACAAGGACCACAACATGATGGTGCCGATCCTCGAGGGCGTGCGCACCATCAACTCCTACGGCATGGAGGTCGTCTCCGGCATCATCATGGGACTCGACACCGACAAGCCGAATACATCCGATGCGTTGCTGGCCTTCATCGAGGAATCCCAGATCCCGCTTCTCACCATCAACCTGCTTCAGGCGCTGCCGAAGACGCCGCTATGGGACCGTCTCGAGCGCGAGGGACGCCTGGTCGACGACGACGGGCGTGATTCCAACGTCAACTTCCTGCTGCCTTATGACGAGGTCGTTGCATCCTGGAAGCACGCGATGGCCGTGGCCTACGAGCCCGAGAATGTCTATGGGCGCTTCCAGTATCAATGCGACCACGTTTATGTGCATCGCCTCAAGGTGCCGACGCCGGACGAGATGAAGACCTGGCCGAACATCCGGCGCGGCCTCATCATGCTGCGCAACATCTTCTGGAAGGTCGGCGTGCTCGGCGACTACAGGCGCGTATTCTGGAAGTTCGCGCTAGGGCGCATCAGACGCGGCGATATCGAGGGCCTGATCGGCTGCACCATGATCGCGCATCATCTCATCACCTTTGCGCGTGCGGCATCGAGCGGCAAGCAGAACGCGTCGAACTATTCGATCCGGCTGCGCGAAGCGGCCGTTCCCGCCGAATGA
- a CDS encoding ethanolamine ammonia-lyase subunit EutB codes for MIYRHTIDATTYTFPDLRDLLAKATPPRSGDRLAGIAAASAEQMIAARMALADVPLGQFLNEAVIPYEADEVTRLVIDSHDAKAFAPVASLTLGAFRDWLLSDAATPEVLRKLAPGITPEMAAAVSKLMRNQDLILAARKCEVVTAFRNTIGLRGRMSTRLQPNHPFDDARGITASILDGLLLGAGDACIGINPASDDPAVIAQLLLFLDEIIARLKIPTQGCVLTHVTTTLALIGQGVPVDLVFQSVAGTEAANRSFGIDLALLKEAQAAGLSQKRGTVGENVMYFETGQGSALSAGAHHGVDQQTCEARAYAVARAYAPLLVNSVVGFIGPEYLYDGKEIIRAGLEDHFCGKLLGLPLGIDICYTNHAEADQDDMDNLLTLLAAAGVTFIMGVPGADDVMLNYQSTSFHDALYVRDVFGAARAPEFDDWLVQTGLAGADFRLAGDPGLLPDFASRLIA; via the coding sequence TTGATCTACCGCCACACGATCGACGCCACGACCTACACCTTCCCCGATCTGCGCGACCTCCTCGCCAAGGCGACGCCGCCGCGCTCCGGCGACCGGCTCGCCGGCATTGCCGCGGCCAGCGCCGAGCAGATGATCGCCGCGCGGATGGCGCTGGCGGATGTCCCCCTCGGACAATTCCTTAACGAGGCCGTCATCCCCTATGAGGCCGACGAGGTCACCCGCCTCGTCATCGACAGCCATGACGCCAAGGCGTTTGCCCCCGTGGCCTCGCTGACGTTAGGGGCTTTCCGCGACTGGCTGCTGTCGGACGCCGCCACGCCGGAGGTCTTGCGCAAGCTCGCGCCCGGCATCACGCCGGAGATGGCGGCCGCGGTGTCAAAGCTGATGCGCAACCAGGACCTGATCCTGGCGGCGCGGAAATGCGAGGTCGTCACCGCCTTCCGCAACACCATCGGCCTGAGGGGCCGGATGAGCACGCGGCTGCAGCCCAACCATCCCTTCGACGATGCCAGGGGAATCACCGCCTCGATCCTCGATGGCCTGCTGTTGGGGGCTGGCGATGCCTGCATCGGCATCAATCCGGCGAGCGACGATCCGGCCGTGATCGCGCAATTGCTGCTGTTCTTGGACGAGATCATCGCGCGACTGAAGATCCCGACGCAAGGTTGCGTGCTGACCCATGTCACCACGACGCTGGCGCTGATCGGGCAGGGCGTGCCGGTCGACCTCGTCTTTCAGTCGGTCGCCGGCACCGAAGCCGCCAACCGCAGCTTTGGCATCGACCTCGCGCTGCTGAAGGAAGCGCAGGCGGCCGGGCTGTCGCAGAAGCGCGGCACGGTCGGCGAGAACGTGATGTATTTCGAGACCGGGCAGGGCTCGGCGCTGTCGGCGGGCGCCCATCACGGCGTCGACCAGCAGACCTGCGAGGCGCGCGCCTATGCGGTGGCCCGTGCCTATGCGCCATTGCTGGTCAACAGCGTGGTCGGCTTCATCGGTCCGGAATATCTCTACGACGGCAAGGAGATCATCCGGGCGGGGCTGGAGGACCATTTCTGCGGCAAGCTGCTCGGCCTGCCGCTCGGCATCGATATCTGCTACACCAACCATGCCGAGGCGGATCAGGACGACATGGACAATCTCCTGACGCTGCTCGCCGCCGCCGGCGTCACCTTCATCATGGGGGTGCCGGGCGCCGACGACGTCATGCTGAACTACCAGTCCACCTCCTTCCACGACGCGCTCTATGTCCGCGACGTCTTCGGTGCGGCCCGTGCGCCCGAGTTCGACGACTGGCTGGTCCAGACCGGACTTGCGGGGGCCGACTTCCGGCTTGCCGGCGACCCAGGCCTGTTGCCCGATTTCGCCTCCCGGCTGATCGCGTGA
- a CDS encoding methyl-accepting chemotaxis protein, which translates to MTSNRSGNAAGLAGRFSLATKLYAIFALFALLTAAISMLSDYNSRRGAELTSAIETANAAALNVERVNSLVYAVVMESRGVYMSTEPAVVKKYGDGLLKFNGQILGVVKGWESIVKADDAEQFATFKKRIEQFVDFRKELVRRGVEINAAAGREWGDNDANRAVRSALNKDLEALSKVYAGRARQIAQETETNRTLSFVLTCLGGVALALVVIGIIIIARSIARPLAAITATIKQVADGAENVVVPHAGRADEIGALARAIEVFQDAMGRNRNLASQVSQDSAAREQRAHHIEQSVEAFREAIGAIMRGLSDNASVMRETAQTITRVTADANSRAGTAANATEQASHNVTAVAGAAEELSASVEEIGRQVRQSAGAVEQTGQRTEKSIAEIESLAAATQRIDGVLTLIQTIAEQTNLLALNATIEAARAGDAGRGFAVVAHEVKALAGQTAKATADISENVAMIQSSTRNAVEAVREIGGAVREINEVTSAIAGAVGQQDQATREISSNAQSAAQGNETLVANITSLRDAIGETDTAAASVLTAASSLTATADTLSREVEKFFQNLRSDAAESRIAKAG; encoded by the coding sequence ATGACATCCAATCGATCTGGGAATGCCGCCGGCCTGGCGGGCCGTTTCTCGCTGGCCACCAAGCTCTATGCGATCTTCGCGCTGTTTGCGCTGCTCACCGCAGCGATCTCGATGCTGTCCGACTACAACAGCCGTCGCGGCGCCGAGCTGACCAGCGCGATCGAGACGGCCAATGCGGCGGCGCTCAACGTCGAGCGCGTCAACTCGCTGGTCTACGCGGTCGTGATGGAATCGCGCGGCGTCTACATGTCGACCGAACCGGCCGTGGTAAAGAAATACGGCGACGGCCTGCTCAAGTTCAACGGGCAGATCCTGGGCGTGGTGAAGGGATGGGAGAGCATCGTCAAGGCCGACGACGCCGAGCAGTTCGCCACCTTCAAGAAGCGCATCGAGCAGTTCGTCGACTTCCGCAAGGAGCTGGTGCGCCGCGGCGTCGAGATCAACGCAGCCGCGGGCCGCGAATGGGGCGACAACGACGCCAACCGCGCCGTGCGCTCGGCGCTGAACAAGGACCTCGAGGCGCTCTCCAAGGTCTATGCCGGGCGCGCCAGGCAGATCGCCCAGGAAACCGAGACCAACCGCACGCTCTCCTTCGTGCTGACGTGTCTCGGCGGCGTCGCGCTGGCGCTGGTCGTGATCGGCATCATCATTATCGCCCGCTCGATCGCCCGGCCGCTCGCCGCGATCACCGCGACCATCAAGCAGGTCGCCGACGGCGCCGAGAACGTCGTGGTGCCGCACGCCGGCCGCGCCGACGAGATCGGCGCGCTCGCTCGCGCCATCGAAGTGTTCCAGGACGCGATGGGCCGCAACCGCAACCTCGCCTCGCAGGTCTCGCAGGATTCCGCGGCGCGCGAGCAGCGCGCACATCACATCGAGCAGTCCGTCGAAGCGTTCCGCGAGGCGATCGGCGCGATCATGCGCGGCCTCAGCGACAACGCCTCGGTCATGCGCGAGACCGCGCAGACCATCACCCGCGTCACCGCGGATGCCAACAGCCGCGCCGGCACGGCGGCCAACGCCACCGAGCAGGCCTCGCACAACGTCACCGCAGTGGCAGGTGCCGCCGAGGAGCTGTCGGCATCCGTCGAAGAGATCGGCCGCCAGGTGCGGCAGTCCGCGGGCGCGGTCGAGCAGACTGGCCAGCGCACCGAGAAATCGATCGCCGAGATCGAGAGCCTCGCCGCCGCCACGCAGCGCATCGACGGCGTGCTGACCCTGATTCAGACGATCGCCGAGCAGACCAACCTGCTCGCGCTCAACGCCACCATCGAGGCTGCACGTGCCGGCGACGCCGGCCGCGGCTTTGCCGTCGTCGCCCACGAGGTCAAGGCGCTGGCGGGTCAGACCGCGAAGGCGACCGCGGACATCAGCGAGAACGTCGCGATGATCCAGTCGTCCACCCGCAACGCGGTCGAAGCCGTTCGCGAGATCGGCGGCGCGGTGCGCGAGATCAACGAGGTCACCTCAGCGATCGCCGGCGCCGTTGGCCAGCAGGACCAGGCCACCCGCGAAATCTCCTCCAACGCACAAAGCGCAGCCCAGGGCAACGAGACGCTGGTCGCCAACATCACCTCGCTCCGCGACGCCATCGGCGAGACCGACACGGCGGCAGCCTCGGTGCTGACGGCCGCAAGCAGCCTGACTGCGACGGCGGACACGCTGTCGCGCGAGGTCGAAAAGTTCTTCCAGAACCTGCGCTCGGACGCCGCCGAGAGCCGCATCGCAAAGGCGGGATGA
- a CDS encoding low molecular weight phosphatase family protein: MLFLCTGNYYRSRYAEEIFNHQAGVERLEWHAFSRAVAENLFPENVGPMSPYTLNALQAKGVAPEGATRNPVLCTVDDFAQAALVVALKDAEHRPMIERRFAAVAHRVEYWNVDDIELLDPPTALRKIDDLVGRLIGTLRSRER; the protein is encoded by the coding sequence GTGCTGTTTCTCTGCACGGGCAACTACTATCGAAGCCGCTATGCCGAGGAGATTTTCAACCATCAGGCCGGGGTCGAACGACTGGAATGGCACGCCTTCTCGCGCGCGGTCGCCGAAAATCTCTTTCCTGAAAACGTGGGGCCGATGTCGCCCTACACCCTGAATGCCTTGCAAGCGAAAGGCGTCGCGCCGGAAGGCGCTACGCGCAACCCGGTGCTCTGCACTGTCGACGACTTTGCGCAAGCGGCGCTTGTGGTCGCGCTGAAGGATGCCGAGCATCGCCCCATGATCGAGCGCCGCTTTGCTGCTGTCGCCCACCGTGTCGAATATTGGAACGTGGACGATATCGAGTTGCTCGATCCGCCAACGGCGCTGCGCAAGATCGACGACCTGGTTGGGCGGCTGATCGGGACCCTGCGGAGTCGCGAGCGATAG
- a CDS encoding AAA family ATPase has translation MTGRQPILIVFGGLPATGKTTLSRELTRRFAATYIRVDAIEQSLRAAGHEVGPMGYVIANALAAENLRLGRVVVADCVNPVLASRDGWRQTAMQSSARIAEIEVICSDVALHRQRAEVRTSDIAGLKLPTWQNIVGPHYEPWDRDHLVLDTAHDSIDRLLERVEIYLRDGIG, from the coding sequence ATGACAGGTCGGCAACCCATCCTCATCGTTTTCGGCGGCCTTCCGGCGACCGGAAAGACCACGCTCTCGCGCGAGCTGACGAGACGGTTTGCTGCGACCTATATCCGCGTCGACGCGATCGAGCAGAGCTTGCGTGCGGCGGGCCACGAAGTCGGCCCGATGGGCTACGTCATCGCCAATGCACTGGCGGCCGAGAACCTGCGGCTCGGCCGCGTGGTTGTCGCGGATTGCGTCAATCCGGTGTTGGCAAGCCGCGATGGCTGGCGGCAAACGGCCATGCAATCATCGGCGCGCATCGCCGAGATCGAAGTGATCTGCAGCGACGTCGCTCTGCACCGGCAGCGCGCAGAAGTGCGCACGTCCGACATCGCCGGCCTCAAACTGCCGACCTGGCAGAACATCGTCGGCCCGCATTATGAGCCGTGGGATCGCGACCATCTGGTGCTCGATACCGCCCATGATTCGATCGATCGCCTGCTCGAACGCGTCGAGATCTATCTTCGCGACGGGATCGGGTGA
- a CDS encoding antibiotic biosynthesis monooxygenase family protein — protein sequence MLGEVIVIGDLKLRDGASREEYDRLGERMYGIVSAIPGFLSVKSFKADDGEEVTVFRFASEQALESWRTQPDHVEAMKRGHAEFYASGFLQVCKVIREVGPFEHG from the coding sequence ATGCTCGGAGAGGTGATCGTCATTGGGGACCTCAAGCTGCGGGATGGCGCTTCGCGTGAAGAGTACGATCGCCTGGGCGAGCGCATGTATGGAATAGTCAGCGCCATTCCGGGATTCCTGTCGGTGAAGTCGTTCAAGGCGGATGACGGAGAGGAGGTCACCGTCTTTCGCTTTGCTTCAGAGCAAGCGCTCGAAAGCTGGCGCACCCAGCCCGACCATGTCGAAGCCATGAAGCGAGGCCACGCTGAATTCTACGCCAGCGGATTTTTGCAGGTCTGCAAGGTCATCCGCGAAGTTGGACCGTTTGAGCACGGGTAA
- a CDS encoding DUF417 family protein, which produces MRELTRTTFHIAEDGAGSYRPLSILRWVMVVIFVSFGMQKFTLQSAQGIVQFISNSPFVSWLSIFGFRGEAYFLGVAEFVIAGLLAAGAFSPILSALGSFMGVVTFAVTWSFFFTTPGVVKWSISTDPMAWNLAGEFLFKDIVLFCVCLVLLLASLPQAVTRLRCVKA; this is translated from the coding sequence ATGAGAGAGCTGACGAGAACGACCTTCCACATTGCAGAAGATGGGGCGGGATCCTATCGACCTCTGTCCATCTTGCGCTGGGTCATGGTCGTGATCTTCGTGTCGTTCGGCATGCAGAAGTTCACGCTTCAGTCGGCGCAAGGCATCGTGCAATTCATCAGCAACAGTCCTTTTGTCTCATGGTTGTCGATCTTTGGATTTAGAGGCGAAGCCTATTTCCTCGGTGTCGCCGAATTTGTGATCGCAGGCTTGCTCGCCGCCGGCGCATTCAGCCCGATCCTGTCGGCGTTGGGTTCGTTCATGGGCGTGGTGACATTCGCCGTCACCTGGTCGTTCTTTTTCACGACCCCTGGAGTCGTGAAATGGAGCATCTCGACCGACCCGATGGCCTGGAATCTGGCGGGCGAGTTCCTGTTCAAGGACATCGTACTGTTCTGCGTCTGCCTCGTGCTGCTCCTGGCCTCGCTGCCACAAGCCGTCACGCGACTGCGTTGTGTTAAGGCTTGA
- a CDS encoding chloride channel protein, with the protein MPPIFTHRLRRSIRVVSVRWRRRLTFLIGGIAVGASAVALAKLADWAQVAFAYLLSESRYAAVLVTPLGFALSVYLTNRFFPNSQGSGIPQAIAARQLTEHAARKKLVSIRIAVGKVLLTLLGLLCGASAGREGPTVQVGASVMFALGRMSPRRQPGLILAGAAAGVAAAFNTPLAGIVFGIEEMSRAYETRTSSLVIGAVIAAGLTSLALVGNYDYFGSSSTMLRNGADWLAVPLCGIAGGLAGGAFSRLLIEVARGLPGRLGPLTKRYPLPFAAACGLGVALCGLASGDMIYGTGYAQVKSALESDMPLPWDFGVLKLAATALSAISGIPGGIFSPSLAVGAGIGTNIAHLFPDAPLGAFMLLGMVSYFAGVVQAPITAFVIVTEMTNNHAMVVPLMASALIAQAASRLVCPEGIYHALAKGFLRAHSTEVPAP; encoded by the coding sequence ATGCCTCCGATCTTTACCCATCGCCTCCGCCGCTCCATCAGGGTCGTTTCAGTCCGCTGGCGAAGACGCCTAACCTTCTTGATCGGCGGCATCGCGGTCGGGGCCTCGGCCGTCGCTCTGGCCAAGTTAGCAGACTGGGCGCAAGTCGCGTTCGCCTACCTGCTGTCGGAATCGCGCTACGCTGCAGTCCTGGTGACCCCGCTCGGGTTTGCGCTGTCCGTCTATCTGACGAACCGCTTCTTTCCAAACTCGCAAGGTAGCGGCATCCCACAAGCGATTGCCGCGCGCCAGCTCACCGAGCACGCAGCGCGCAAGAAGCTCGTCTCGATCCGCATTGCCGTCGGGAAGGTGTTGTTGACGCTCCTCGGGCTGCTTTGCGGTGCGTCGGCGGGCCGGGAGGGGCCGACCGTGCAGGTCGGGGCTTCCGTCATGTTCGCCCTTGGCCGCATGTCGCCACGCCGCCAGCCGGGCCTGATCCTGGCCGGCGCTGCGGCCGGGGTCGCAGCCGCATTCAACACGCCGCTCGCGGGCATCGTGTTCGGCATCGAGGAGATGAGCAGAGCCTATGAGACCAGGACGAGCAGCCTGGTCATCGGCGCTGTGATCGCGGCAGGCCTGACCTCGTTGGCCCTGGTTGGAAACTACGATTACTTCGGTAGCAGCTCGACGATGCTGCGAAACGGCGCGGACTGGCTCGCCGTGCCGTTATGCGGCATCGCCGGCGGATTGGCGGGTGGCGCGTTCAGCAGGCTTCTCATCGAGGTCGCGCGCGGATTGCCTGGCCGGCTGGGACCACTGACAAAGCGATATCCTCTGCCGTTTGCCGCGGCATGCGGCCTCGGCGTTGCCCTTTGCGGCCTGGCCTCTGGAGACATGATCTATGGCACCGGCTATGCGCAAGTGAAGTCGGCGCTGGAGAGCGACATGCCGCTTCCCTGGGATTTCGGGGTGTTGAAGCTCGCTGCGACCGCGCTTTCCGCGATCAGCGGCATTCCCGGCGGGATCTTCTCGCCTTCGCTCGCCGTTGGCGCCGGCATCGGCACGAACATCGCTCATCTGTTTCCGGACGCCCCGCTCGGTGCGTTCATGTTGCTCGGAATGGTCTCCTATTTTGCCGGCGTCGTGCAGGCTCCGATCACGGCTTTCGTCATCGTGACCGAGATGACCAACAATCACGCCATGGTGGTGCCGTTGATGGCCTCCGCATTGATCGCCCAGGCAGCGTCGCGCCTCGTGTGCCCTGAAGGCATTTACCACGCGCTCGCCAAGGGCTTTCTGCGAGCGCACTCCACGGAAGTCCCTGCGCCGTAA
- a CDS encoding septal ring lytic transglycosylase RlpA family protein: protein MMVFRSSAAICGALVALAVSVTVARCETSGVHSSAVVDAASGDVIVGAASTYNPFKPGKEEGGPRTASGERYDPSVWTAAIKTSLRRKFGGVQFGARPKYALVEAVGKKVIVKINDVGPLRPGRIIDLNERTMRHFDPSMELGVIPDVAVRPLSGDDWTPGPVG, encoded by the coding sequence ATGATGGTGTTCCGCTCGAGCGCCGCAATTTGCGGCGCCCTGGTTGCGCTTGCCGTTTCCGTTACCGTTGCCCGTTGCGAAACAAGTGGGGTTCATTCAAGCGCCGTCGTCGACGCCGCCTCTGGCGATGTGATCGTTGGCGCAGCATCCACGTACAATCCGTTCAAGCCCGGCAAGGAGGAGGGCGGCCCGAGAACAGCCTCCGGCGAGCGTTATGATCCCTCGGTCTGGACTGCTGCCATCAAGACGAGCTTGCGTCGGAAATTTGGCGGGGTCCAATTTGGGGCGAGACCGAAATATGCGCTGGTCGAGGCCGTCGGCAAGAAGGTCATCGTCAAGATCAATGACGTGGGGCCGCTCAGGCCCGGCCGCATCATCGATCTGAATGAGCGGACGATGCGCCATTTCGATCCGAGCATGGAGCTTGGAGTCATTCCCGACGTCGCGGTCAGACCGCTGTCTGGCGACGATTGGACGCCTGGGCCGGTCGGCTGA
- a CDS encoding HdeD family acid-resistance protein, producing the protein MTSASETSPNLGLGSGIAALHAKWGWIVALGVVYLVAGFIALGSIVMATVASVIVVGAMMIVAGFTEVIGAFQMKSWGKFVLWALLGVLYIIAGFLTFENPLFAAALLTLFLGASLLASGAVRLFLAFSMKRESPWVWVALSAIITLLLGLLILARWPVNSVYILGLFLGIDLIMAGAGWISLGFSLRRR; encoded by the coding sequence ATGACAAGCGCTTCGGAAACGTCCCCCAATCTCGGCCTGGGCTCAGGCATTGCCGCATTGCACGCCAAATGGGGCTGGATCGTCGCTCTCGGCGTCGTCTATCTCGTCGCTGGCTTCATCGCGCTCGGCAGCATAGTGATGGCCACGGTGGCGAGCGTGATCGTGGTCGGTGCGATGATGATCGTCGCGGGGTTCACCGAGGTGATCGGCGCCTTCCAGATGAAGAGCTGGGGCAAGTTCGTGCTCTGGGCCTTGCTCGGCGTGCTCTACATCATCGCGGGCTTTCTGACCTTCGAGAACCCGTTGTTTGCAGCAGCGCTGCTGACCTTGTTCCTCGGCGCCTCGCTGCTCGCCTCCGGCGCTGTGCGGCTGTTTCTCGCCTTCAGCATGAAGCGCGAGAGCCCGTGGGTCTGGGTGGCACTGTCTGCAATCATCACGCTGCTGCTCGGCCTGTTGATCCTGGCGCGCTGGCCGGTCAACAGCGTCTACATCCTCGGCCTGTTCCTCGGCATCGATCTCATCATGGCCGGTGCCGGCTGGATCAGCCTGGGTTTCAGCCTGCGGCGCCGCTGA